A window of the Candidatus Saccharibacteria bacterium oral taxon 488 genome harbors these coding sequences:
- a CDS encoding CHAP domain-containing protein, which yields MPKKPHLSITQPRSRLKKRYVFALVLIPLIAVCISLGALYWPKITHKLHSLAAAGSIDPSHGEATFPQIDTTNLHPTRQKIISLAKTEFEAQSAGTKFSQGVREAWCADFVSWIMQQAGAPLKNPHTGGWRIPGTFTLREYYEAAGRFKPIDSGYQPRPGDVAIYRNSPVFGDHTNIVLKNNDGVLTTVGGNEMNRIRVFTNHDKRYNGLLGYGVLAE from the coding sequence ATGCCAAAGAAGCCCCACCTCTCCATCACGCAGCCGCGTAGTCGCCTCAAGAAACGGTACGTATTTGCACTGGTGCTGATACCATTAATCGCTGTTTGTATCAGTCTCGGTGCGCTGTATTGGCCAAAAATTACTCATAAACTTCATTCGCTAGCAGCCGCCGGTAGCATTGATCCATCGCACGGCGAGGCGACATTCCCGCAGATTGATACCACAAATTTACATCCGACTCGGCAAAAAATTATTAGCCTCGCCAAAACCGAGTTCGAAGCACAATCCGCCGGCACCAAGTTCAGCCAGGGCGTCCGTGAAGCGTGGTGCGCCGATTTTGTGAGCTGGATCATGCAGCAGGCGGGCGCGCCGCTAAAGAATCCGCACACTGGCGGCTGGCGCATCCCGGGAACGTTTACCTTACGTGAATATTACGAAGCGGCCGGTCGATTCAAGCCCATCGACTCTGGCTATCAACCGCGGCCGGGCGACGTGGCAATTTACCGCAATTCACCGGTGTTTGGCGACCATACTAACATCGTCCTTAAAAATAACGACGGCGTTCTGACCACCGTCGGCGGTAATGAAATGAACCGTATCCGCGTATTCACCAACCACGACAAGCGCTACAATGGGCTGCTGGGATATGGCGTACTAGCAGAATAA
- the argF gene encoding ornithine carbamoyltransferase, protein MAQSLKGRSFLTLGDFTAGDIRLLLTTANEYKRMKYAGTPHRIHEGKNIALLFEKTSTRTRCAFTVAANDLGIAPEYLGKDDIQLGKKETVEDTAKVLGRMFDGIEFRGFAHKTVEDLAKHAGVPVWNGLTDKFHPTQILADFMTIEEHLGRLHGVKLVFVGDGRNNMANSLLLGSAIMGLDFRILAPRELFPEEGLVHHAHELAHQNHGRITITDNFEEALRGADVIYTDVWVSMGEEDKFAERINQLRHFQVNRDMLNLTGNPEVKFMHCLPAFHDALTTTGQHIRDDFGLEAMEVTDDVFRSPNSIVFDQAENRMHTIKAVIALTL, encoded by the coding sequence ATGGCACAAAGTTTGAAAGGGCGATCATTCCTAACACTGGGTGATTTTACTGCGGGTGACATTCGGTTGCTACTAACGACGGCGAATGAGTATAAGCGGATGAAGTACGCTGGTACGCCGCATCGGATTCATGAGGGCAAGAACATTGCGTTATTGTTTGAGAAGACCTCGACCAGGACGCGCTGTGCCTTTACAGTGGCGGCCAACGACCTCGGTATCGCGCCGGAATATCTCGGTAAAGACGATATTCAGCTTGGCAAGAAAGAGACGGTTGAGGACACCGCCAAGGTGCTGGGCCGGATGTTTGATGGTATTGAGTTTCGCGGTTTTGCGCATAAAACAGTAGAAGATTTGGCGAAGCACGCCGGCGTGCCGGTGTGGAACGGATTGACTGATAAGTTCCATCCAACACAGATTCTAGCCGACTTTATGACTATCGAGGAGCACCTCGGTCGGCTGCACGGTGTCAAGCTGGTGTTTGTCGGCGACGGCCGCAATAATATGGCTAATAGTTTGCTGCTCGGCTCGGCAATCATGGGGCTGGACTTTCGGATTTTAGCGCCGCGTGAATTGTTCCCTGAAGAGGGCCTTGTCCATCACGCGCATGAGCTAGCGCACCAGAACCACGGGCGGATTACTATCACTGATAATTTTGAGGAAGCCTTGCGCGGTGCCGATGTCATTTACACCGATGTTTGGGTGTCGATGGGCGAAGAGGATAAGTTCGCCGAGCGCATCAATCAGCTGCGTCACTTCCAGGTTAATCGTGACATGCTGAACCTCACCGGCAATCCTGAAGTCAAGTTCATGCACTGCTTGCCGGCCTTTCATGATGCGTTGACCACGACCGGCCAGCACATCAGGGACGATTTCGGGCTAGAGGCGATGGAGGTGACGGATGACGTCTTCCGCTCGCCAAATTCGATCGTCTTTGACCAGGCGGAAAATCGTATGCATACCATCAAAGCGGTTATCGCTTTGACGCTGTAG
- a CDS encoding ABC transporter permease: MKKYWTGVFGQVRAQQKRFIRDKMSLFFTFLFPLIFLLVFGSIFNNQSTSFDIAIINNSQTEFAKNFVKGAKDNAKDSILKIKDVKDMDEAREKMKRSELNGIIELPRDFGEVKGEGRDARPTGTINVLYAKGSEQTGSALTAVMNQIANEINKHLGQPEAPLKAAGKAVGDEQLKSFDYTFTGLLAFSLMSMGIFGLANQMPAEKQRGSYRRLRAAPFTSGQLIISMAIHYTIISLLSLTMMVVVGMLMFQFNMRGDWGLFVLMAVLAAFMMVGMGLMIGGWAKNENQSAPLSNLLSFPMMFLSGAFFPLYMFPEWLRGAAQFIPMTPITDGFRLIMTEHASFIEALPQIGAVAAWTLVIYVAAIKLFRWE, translated from the coding sequence ATGAAAAAATATTGGACTGGTGTATTCGGGCAAGTACGCGCCCAGCAAAAACGCTTTATCCGCGATAAAATGTCGCTGTTCTTTACCTTCCTGTTTCCGCTCATCTTCCTGTTGGTGTTCGGTTCGATTTTTAATAATCAATCGACCAGCTTTGACATCGCGATTATCAATAATTCGCAAACAGAATTTGCTAAAAACTTCGTCAAGGGCGCTAAGGATAATGCCAAAGACTCGATTCTTAAAATTAAAGACGTCAAGGATATGGACGAGGCCCGTGAGAAGATGAAGCGTTCGGAATTGAACGGTATTATTGAGCTGCCGAGAGATTTTGGCGAGGTTAAGGGCGAGGGCAGGGATGCTCGCCCGACTGGCACAATCAACGTACTGTACGCCAAAGGCTCCGAGCAAACTGGTAGTGCTCTGACAGCGGTGATGAACCAGATTGCCAATGAAATAAATAAGCATCTGGGCCAGCCAGAGGCACCGCTCAAGGCTGCGGGCAAAGCGGTCGGTGATGAGCAGCTGAAATCGTTTGACTATACATTTACAGGACTACTCGCCTTTAGTTTGATGAGTATGGGTATCTTTGGTTTAGCGAACCAAATGCCAGCCGAAAAGCAGCGCGGCTCCTATCGTCGTCTGCGTGCGGCGCCGTTTACTTCGGGCCAGCTGATTATTTCTATGGCGATTCACTACACGATTATTTCGCTGCTTAGCCTAACTATGATGGTTGTCGTTGGTATGTTGATGTTCCAGTTTAATATGCGCGGCGATTGGGGGCTCTTTGTCCTTATGGCGGTGCTGGCGGCCTTTATGATGGTAGGTATGGGTCTCATGATCGGTGGCTGGGCAAAGAATGAAAATCAGTCCGCACCGCTGAGCAACTTACTTTCGTTCCCGATGATGTTCTTGTCTGGTGCATTCTTCCCGCTGTACATGTTCCCAGAGTGGTTACGCGGTGCCGCCCAGTTTATCCCGATGACGCCGATTACTGATGGTTTCCGTTTAATCATGACTGAGCATGCCAGTTTTATCGAGGCTCTGCCGCAAATCGGTGCTGTCGCTGCCTGGACTCTCGTTATCTATGTCGCTGCGATTAAGCTGTTTAGGTGGGAATGA
- a CDS encoding YbhB/YbcL family Raf kinase inhibitor-like protein — MKIASSAFAENAKIPKIYSKLGGNQRPPLEISDAPTDAESLAIVCHDPDAPGRDGFYHWTAWNLPSKTTEITGESLPAGAVEGVTSWGLPGWGGPQPPFGTHRYQFYVYALDTTLDLPSDTKPKELIAALTPYIISQAVLTGKFGVLDILRRGS, encoded by the coding sequence ATGAAAATTGCTAGCTCTGCGTTCGCCGAAAACGCTAAAATACCAAAAATTTACTCCAAGCTCGGCGGTAATCAACGTCCGCCACTCGAGATCAGCGACGCACCAACAGACGCCGAAAGTCTGGCAATCGTCTGCCACGACCCTGACGCGCCTGGGCGCGATGGATTTTACCATTGGACGGCTTGGAATTTACCGAGCAAAACCACTGAAATCACTGGCGAATCGCTACCCGCGGGCGCCGTCGAAGGTGTTACGAGCTGGGGCCTTCCTGGCTGGGGCGGGCCGCAACCGCCATTTGGCACGCACCGTTATCAATTTTATGTGTACGCGCTGGACACGACGTTAGATTTACCAAGCGACACCAAGCCCAAAGAACTCATCGCCGCCCTCACGCCGTACATCATTAGCCAAGCCGTGCTGACTGGAAAGTTTGGCGTGTTGGATATTTTGCGGCGGGGCTCGTGA
- a CDS encoding DUF4238 domain-containing protein, which produces MSREYVNNHYVPQWYQKRFIPHGQIDNELFYRNLKPTPFIDPQGVSRPSRAVKKQGTRLCFKEDDLYARWFNGVKYNDIEQIFFGNIDNYGRKAVDFFAKYDHQNPNWDDNMFRDFMLYVSTQKLRTPKGLGWLAEQVGSDDKNTVLRHMMQLRQLYGSIWTECVWQIANADQSDTKFIVSDHPVTVYNRFLGPRNRQCRGFNDPDITLHASHTLFPLSLDEVLILTNLSWVRNPYQSGVGRRPNPNPLRPAIFKYLDIQTHRCLSEQEVREINFIIKSRAFQYIAAGKEEWLYPEKFVSKSDWNKYGNGLLLMPDPRGVSYQSETIIGFKDNTYDAFDEYGRKPWEQGYSGHNKSVGDDFATFQRFKGDFAYLFGPKRRGRAASFSGDLDNEEDDAKYHNSHLKCASKKYQRKMKSKIIKP; this is translated from the coding sequence ATGTCAAGAGAATACGTCAATAACCACTATGTACCACAATGGTATCAAAAACGATTTATCCCTCATGGGCAGATTGATAACGAGCTATTTTATCGCAATTTAAAGCCCACGCCATTCATCGATCCACAGGGAGTATCTCGTCCATCACGAGCCGTCAAAAAACAGGGGACTCGTCTCTGTTTTAAGGAGGACGATTTGTACGCGAGATGGTTTAATGGAGTTAAGTATAACGATATTGAACAAATATTTTTTGGAAATATCGATAATTATGGCAGGAAGGCTGTCGACTTCTTTGCTAAATATGATCACCAAAACCCTAACTGGGATGACAACATGTTTAGGGATTTTATGTTGTATGTGAGTACACAAAAATTAAGGACTCCAAAAGGTCTCGGCTGGTTAGCAGAGCAGGTAGGATCAGATGATAAGAACACCGTATTGAGGCATATGATGCAGCTTCGGCAACTTTATGGTTCAATCTGGACGGAGTGTGTTTGGCAAATTGCTAATGCAGATCAATCAGATACTAAATTCATAGTCTCTGATCATCCTGTCACGGTGTATAATCGTTTTCTTGGCCCAAGAAACAGACAGTGCCGTGGTTTTAATGATCCAGATATAACACTTCATGCTAGCCATACTTTGTTTCCGCTCTCTCTTGATGAAGTCCTAATACTAACTAATTTATCTTGGGTGCGTAATCCGTATCAGTCTGGTGTTGGTCGACGACCCAATCCGAATCCTTTACGACCAGCGATATTTAAGTATCTCGATATTCAAACGCATCGATGCCTTAGCGAGCAGGAAGTTCGTGAAATAAACTTTATAATTAAAAGTCGTGCATTTCAGTACATTGCTGCTGGCAAAGAGGAGTGGCTGTACCCTGAAAAGTTTGTATCAAAGTCGGATTGGAATAAATATGGTAATGGCCTTTTGCTCATGCCAGACCCCCGCGGCGTTAGTTATCAATCAGAAACTATCATCGGTTTTAAGGACAACACTTATGATGCTTTTGATGAGTATGGGCGTAAACCATGGGAACAGGGCTACAGTGGGCATAATAAATCTGTGGGGGATGATTTTGCCACTTTTCAACGGTTTAAAGGAGATTTTGCATACTTGTTTGGGCCGAAACGTCGTGGGCGAGCAGCAAGTTTTAGTGGAGACTTGGATAATGAAGAAGATGATGCCAAATATCACAATTCCCATTTGAAATGTGCTAGTAAAAAATATCAGAGAAAAATGAAATCTAAAATAATAAAACCATAA
- a CDS encoding ABC transporter ATP-binding protein, with translation MAQPKPIITVDQLVKTYDDKNVVDNVSFEVKKDEIFGILGPNGAGKTTTLEMLEALRPIDGGTATIDGIDVAKQPKHIKNIIGIQLQSTTFYDKLTLREQLKMFASLYGQTVDADALLAKVQLTDKAKSYVEQLSGGQKQRFAIASTLVNNPTVLFLDEPTTGLDPQARRNLWDLIKEIRDEGITIVLTTHYMDEAELLCDRLAIMDNGKIITIDTPHNLIQQLLARGFKKKQVVEQANLEDVFIDLTGKAIRD, from the coding sequence ATGGCTCAACCCAAACCAATCATAACAGTTGACCAACTCGTCAAAACGTACGATGACAAGAATGTTGTTGATAACGTATCATTTGAGGTCAAGAAAGACGAGATCTTTGGCATCCTTGGCCCGAATGGCGCCGGCAAGACGACGACGCTAGAGATGCTCGAGGCGCTCCGGCCGATTGATGGCGGCACGGCGACCATTGACGGGATTGATGTTGCTAAGCAGCCGAAGCACATTAAAAACATCATCGGCATCCAGCTACAATCGACAACGTTTTACGACAAGCTGACCTTGCGTGAACAATTGAAAATGTTTGCCAGCCTGTACGGACAAACGGTTGACGCTGACGCTCTGTTAGCCAAGGTGCAGCTAACTGACAAAGCCAAAAGCTACGTCGAGCAGCTTTCGGGCGGGCAAAAGCAGCGCTTCGCCATCGCTTCGACGCTGGTCAACAATCCGACAGTGCTGTTCCTCGATGAGCCGACCACTGGCCTTGACCCGCAGGCGCGCCGCAATCTCTGGGATTTGATCAAAGAGATTCGCGATGAAGGTATCACTATTGTGCTGACCACGCATTATATGGACGAGGCCGAACTGCTGTGCGACCGCTTGGCGATTATGGACAACGGTAAAATCATCACCATTGATACGCCGCATAATCTGATCCAGCAACTACTGGCGCGCGGCTTTAAGAAAAAGCAAGTTGTCGAGCAGGCCAATTTGGAGGATGTATTTATTGACTTAACAGGAAAGGCGATTCGGGATTAG
- a CDS encoding NUDIX domain-containing protein, protein MQRRVNVRGIIINDQGELFCQQLTANNDAGREFWCVPGGGLEMGESLLDGLHREMIEETGVKPEIGKLLFIQQFTDTNPSSKHGITEQLEFFFSITNWRDYQHINLEQTSHGVEEVAECGFVDPKTTRILPRYLTEVDLNWLVNESTDVQMMSEL, encoded by the coding sequence ATGCAGCGACGAGTTAATGTACGCGGAATTATTATCAACGATCAGGGCGAGCTTTTTTGCCAACAATTGACCGCCAATAACGACGCGGGGCGAGAGTTTTGGTGTGTACCGGGCGGCGGTTTGGAGATGGGCGAAAGTTTGCTGGACGGTTTGCATCGGGAGATGATTGAAGAAACAGGAGTCAAACCAGAAATTGGTAAGTTGTTATTTATACAACAATTCACCGACACCAACCCCTCGTCTAAACACGGCATTACCGAGCAGCTCGAGTTTTTCTTTTCCATCACCAACTGGCGTGATTACCAGCACATCAATCTGGAACAAACATCGCACGGCGTCGAGGAAGTAGCGGAGTGCGGCTTTGTCGATCCAAAAACCACGCGGATTTTACCACGTTACCTAACGGAGGTTGACCTAAACTGGCTGGTTAATGAGTCGACCGACGTTCAGATGATGAGCGAATTGTAA
- the arcC gene encoding carbamate kinase, whose amino-acid sequence MNQQRTIVVALGGNALQKQGEASSQAQQRVADETIAQLLPLIQAGHRVAIVHGNGPQVGNIVLHEEAINTEAVPSLPLEDSGAMSQGLIGFWLQQAIHDALATRGAHDKYAVSIVTQTVVDQADPAFQNPTKPIGPFYSEEEAKKVQAERGYTVREDSGRGWRRVVPSPKPQEIVEAPVIKALVDAGVLVVSTGGGGIPVLRDASGQLSGVAAVIDKDFGAAKLADTLGADTLLILTSVDAAKVNFGQPTEQALGEVSAEELQQHIDAGQFAAGSMLPKTQAALSFVAGASGRTAIITSLEKTADAINGAAGTRIKS is encoded by the coding sequence ATGAATCAGCAGCGAACTATTGTCGTCGCGCTTGGAGGTAACGCCCTGCAAAAGCAGGGCGAGGCCTCGTCTCAAGCGCAGCAGCGAGTGGCCGACGAAACCATCGCCCAGCTTCTGCCGCTAATTCAAGCTGGCCACCGCGTAGCCATTGTCCACGGCAATGGCCCGCAGGTCGGTAACATCGTCCTACACGAGGAAGCGATTAACACTGAGGCGGTGCCGAGCTTACCGCTGGAGGATTCTGGTGCGATGAGCCAGGGTCTCATTGGTTTTTGGCTGCAGCAAGCGATCCACGATGCGCTGGCGACTCGCGGTGCACATGATAAGTATGCAGTGAGCATCGTTACCCAGACGGTGGTTGATCAGGCTGATCCAGCATTTCAAAATCCAACCAAGCCGATCGGGCCATTCTATTCGGAAGAAGAGGCCAAGAAAGTGCAGGCTGAACGCGGCTATACAGTGCGCGAGGACTCGGGCCGTGGTTGGCGGCGCGTTGTGCCGTCACCGAAGCCTCAGGAAATTGTTGAGGCTCCCGTCATCAAGGCGCTGGTCGATGCCGGCGTGTTGGTAGTCTCGACTGGCGGCGGCGGCATCCCGGTGCTGCGTGACGCATCGGGTCAATTGAGCGGCGTGGCTGCAGTGATCGACAAGGATTTTGGAGCGGCCAAGCTGGCGGACACGCTCGGGGCGGATACATTGCTGATCCTAACCTCGGTTGATGCAGCTAAGGTCAATTTTGGTCAGCCGACGGAGCAGGCGCTTGGCGAAGTATCAGCCGAGGAGCTGCAGCAGCATATTGATGCTGGGCAGTTTGCGGCTGGCTCAATGCTACCGAAAACCCAGGCGGCGTTAAGTTTTGTGGCCGGTGCTTCGGGGCGCACGGCGATCATTACCTCGCTCGAAAAAACCGCTGACGCTATCAACGGTGCCGCTGGTACGCGCATCAAGAGTTAG
- a CDS encoding magnesium transporter CorA family protein, which yields MSYTEYMIEYLHSTGEAIAPIQTLRSGSWLRCERPTEEEVSELLTLGMDEDMISDALDPHEVPRIEFDDEWTYLIARLPDTDDDFNDFTTPILFGIHKEYVVTLSRDSLGRLWQPFIDKTRVRTSRRIELVVAMIEAVSSQYQRRVATINRQMRAATDDIHTLRARDIVTLTEYERKLNDYLDALLPMNWAIERLIANRSLRLKDDDKDDVEDISIDLEQVISRCKSLLRTITNVRDSYRAVMDTRLNETIRLLTVITVALTIPTMVAGLYGMNVPLPAAESPVTFWVVIGGSALAALAIGYYFLKRR from the coding sequence ATGAGCTATACTGAGTACATGATAGAATACCTGCATTCAACAGGCGAGGCGATCGCACCGATTCAGACATTGCGTAGCGGCAGTTGGCTGCGCTGCGAACGGCCAACCGAAGAGGAAGTGTCCGAGCTGCTAACGCTGGGGATGGACGAGGACATGATTAGTGACGCGCTTGATCCGCACGAGGTACCGCGTATTGAGTTTGATGATGAGTGGACGTACTTGATCGCCCGGCTGCCGGATACGGATGATGATTTTAATGATTTTACCACGCCAATTTTGTTCGGCATTCACAAAGAGTATGTGGTGACATTGTCGCGCGATAGTCTGGGTCGGCTGTGGCAGCCGTTTATCGACAAAACCAGAGTGCGGACATCGCGGCGGATTGAACTGGTGGTGGCGATGATTGAGGCGGTGTCAAGTCAGTACCAGCGGCGGGTGGCGACCATCAATCGTCAGATGCGGGCGGCGACTGACGATATTCACACCTTGCGGGCGCGTGATATCGTCACCTTGACCGAATATGAGCGCAAGTTAAATGATTACCTGGATGCCTTGCTGCCGATGAACTGGGCGATTGAGCGGCTGATCGCCAATCGCAGCTTGCGGCTCAAGGATGACGACAAGGATGACGTCGAAGATATTTCCATCGACCTTGAACAGGTAATTAGCCGTTGTAAATCGCTGCTGCGAACCATCACCAATGTGCGTGATAGCTACCGGGCGGTGATGGATACGCGGTTGAATGAGACGATTCGGCTGCTGACGGTGATCACGGTGGCGCTGACTATTCCGACGATGGTGGCCGGGCTGTATGGCATGAATGTGCCCTTGCCGGCCGCGGAGAGTCCGGTGACCTTTTGGGTGGTTATTGGCGGCAGCGCACTGGCAGCACTGGCGATTGGCTATTATTTTTTGAAGCGGCGCTGA
- a CDS encoding YfcC family protein: protein MSNTGVKEAPDMVEKMKKIKKKLRSPSAFTVLFVVIALMAVLTWIIPSGVYNTKPDPNDAEKTVRIAGTYKQTDKVTTKKADDGTETTTDSRQGLWDAALAPIKGMSEKLDVIVFVLILGGFLGVTMKTGALDATLGAMLRKMKGKEKWLIPILMTFFAIGGTTYGMQEEAVAFYALVVPIMMAAGYNAMTAVMVIVLGGGVGVLGSTLNPFSTGIAAKSADVPLGNVLGLQSIILLLCLIAAIVFTMRYASKVKAGKYKDDVRYKPATTALDMSNVPEFTGPRKAVMAVFGITFLLMIISLIPWGNWGITLFADIHKWFAGLPVVGAILGLDHVLPFGEWYFNEISTLFLLSTLVIAAIYYRQFKKEEIFVVDTFLKGTADLLSVALIIAVAAGVGVVMQNGAIQDTIISWGESALKGAGSFVGILAYIFYLPMSFIIPSSSGLAAATMPVIAPVADLVGSSKEIIVVAFAAASGLLNMMAPTIASLMGGLALAGVSYRAWLKRSMPIMVVFAIISLVAITVYGAIA, encoded by the coding sequence ATGTCTAATACAGGAGTAAAGGAGGCTCCGGACATGGTAGAAAAAATGAAAAAAATTAAGAAAAAGCTGCGCTCGCCCTCAGCCTTTACTGTGCTGTTTGTGGTGATTGCCTTGATGGCAGTCCTAACGTGGATTATCCCGTCTGGTGTGTACAACACAAAACCAGATCCAAATGATGCGGAAAAGACAGTGCGCATCGCTGGTACGTATAAACAGACTGATAAAGTCACTACTAAAAAAGCCGATGACGGCACCGAGACAACCACCGACTCCCGCCAAGGTTTGTGGGATGCAGCACTTGCGCCGATCAAGGGCATGAGCGAGAAACTCGACGTCATCGTCTTCGTGTTGATCCTTGGTGGCTTCCTCGGGGTGACGATGAAGACTGGCGCGCTGGATGCGACACTGGGTGCCATGCTGCGCAAGATGAAGGGCAAGGAGAAATGGCTCATCCCAATTCTCATGACGTTCTTCGCTATCGGTGGTACCACCTACGGCATGCAGGAAGAGGCAGTGGCGTTTTACGCGCTGGTGGTGCCGATCATGATGGCGGCTGGCTACAACGCCATGACCGCGGTGATGGTGATCGTGCTCGGTGGTGGCGTCGGTGTGCTTGGCTCGACCTTGAATCCATTTTCGACTGGTATCGCTGCCAAGTCGGCTGACGTGCCACTCGGTAATGTGTTGGGTCTCCAATCAATAATTTTGCTGCTCTGTTTGATTGCGGCTATCGTGTTCACCATGCGATATGCCTCAAAGGTAAAAGCTGGTAAGTATAAAGACGATGTTCGGTATAAGCCAGCCACCACCGCACTTGATATGAGCAACGTGCCAGAATTTACCGGTCCGCGTAAAGCAGTGATGGCGGTCTTTGGCATCACCTTCCTGCTGATGATTATCTCACTGATCCCGTGGGGCAACTGGGGGATCACGCTGTTTGCTGATATCCATAAATGGTTTGCAGGGCTACCGGTCGTTGGTGCTATCTTGGGTCTCGATCATGTTCTGCCGTTTGGTGAGTGGTACTTCAACGAGATCTCGACCCTGTTTCTGTTGTCAACCTTAGTCATCGCAGCGATTTATTATCGCCAATTCAAGAAAGAGGAAATCTTCGTTGTTGACACCTTCCTGAAGGGTACAGCCGATCTACTGAGTGTGGCGCTGATCATCGCAGTAGCAGCTGGTGTTGGCGTGGTGATGCAGAATGGTGCGATCCAAGACACCATCATCAGCTGGGGCGAATCTGCCCTGAAGGGTGCGGGTAGCTTTGTTGGTATTCTCGCCTATATCTTCTACTTGCCGATGAGCTTTATCATTCCGTCATCATCAGGTCTAGCGGCGGCAACTATGCCAGTCATCGCGCCAGTGGCCGACCTAGTCGGCTCCAGCAAGGAGATCATCGTTGTCGCATTTGCCGCGGCATCGGGTCTGTTGAATATGATGGCCCCAACCATTGCTTCATTGATGGGTGGTCTGGCCCTAGCCGGCGTGTCGTACCGTGCATGGTTGAAGCGCTCGATGCCAATCATGGTGGTCTTTGCGATAATTAGCCTCGTAGCTATCACGGTATACGGAGCCATCGCCTAA
- the arcA gene encoding arginine deiminase, which translates to MDPLHITSEIGRLKAVLLHRPGEELENLTPDYLTDLLFDDIPYLQVAQKEHDAFAQVLRDHGVEVLYLDQLVTEALYTDQLREQFVDEMLANSKQGSRRVTRVLRQFLLDLPTNAMVRKIMAGVRKDEITLPPDQHQQLHNMIEKNHYPFYLDPMPNLYFTRDPAATIGHGLTINKMHWPARRRESLFMRYIIDHHPRFAGKNVPVWYDRHEKFSIEGGDELVLSSEVMAIGVSERTTAEAIEKMATKLFAGSGFKKVVAMEIPKSHAFMHLDTVFTMIDRDKFTIHPEIRDRGGKMNCFILEKVEGQPFPRITHETDLEHVLRVALGLPSVTLIECGGGDPIAAAREQWNDGSNTLAIAPGVVVTYDRNYVTNQKLREHGVEVIEVSGAELGRGRGGPRCMSMPLVREDV; encoded by the coding sequence ATGGATCCATTACATATTACATCAGAAATTGGCCGACTCAAGGCGGTGCTGTTGCATCGTCCGGGCGAAGAATTAGAAAACTTAACACCAGACTACTTGACTGATCTGCTGTTTGACGACATTCCGTATTTGCAGGTCGCCCAAAAGGAGCATGATGCGTTTGCTCAGGTGCTGCGTGATCATGGTGTCGAGGTGTTGTATCTCGATCAGCTGGTGACCGAGGCGCTATATACTGATCAATTACGTGAGCAGTTTGTTGATGAAATGTTGGCAAATTCGAAGCAAGGCTCGCGCCGCGTCACCAGAGTGCTGCGCCAGTTCCTGCTGGACCTACCAACGAACGCGATGGTGCGTAAAATTATGGCCGGTGTGCGCAAGGATGAGATTACGCTGCCGCCAGATCAGCACCAGCAATTGCATAATATGATCGAGAAAAATCACTATCCATTCTATCTCGATCCGATGCCAAATCTGTACTTTACCCGCGACCCGGCTGCAACCATCGGCCATGGTCTGACGATCAACAAGATGCACTGGCCAGCTCGTCGCCGCGAATCGCTGTTCATGCGCTATATCATTGATCATCATCCACGGTTTGCCGGCAAGAATGTGCCGGTGTGGTATGATCGTCACGAAAAGTTCTCAATTGAAGGTGGTGACGAGCTAGTGTTGAGCAGTGAAGTGATGGCCATCGGCGTATCGGAGCGCACCACGGCTGAGGCGATTGAAAAGATGGCGACGAAACTGTTTGCTGGCTCTGGCTTTAAGAAAGTCGTTGCCATGGAGATTCCAAAGTCGCACGCCTTTATGCACCTGGATACGGTGTTTACTATGATTGATCGGGACAAGTTTACCATTCATCCAGAAATCCGCGATCGTGGCGGCAAGATGAATTGTTTCATATTGGAAAAGGTTGAGGGGCAGCCGTTCCCACGCATTACGCATGAGACGGATCTCGAGCATGTCTTGCGAGTGGCCTTGGGTCTGCCGAGCGTTACCCTGATTGAATGTGGCGGCGGCGATCCGATCGCAGCAGCCCGCGAGCAGTGGAACGACGGCTCCAATACCTTGGCGATTGCGCCGGGCGTGGTGGTGACGTATGATCGCAACTACGTCACCAACCAAAAACTGCGCGAGCATGGCGTTGAAGTTATCGAAGTCAGTGGTGCTGAGCTTGGCCGCGGCCGTGGTGGTCCGCGCTGTATGAGCATGCCGCTAGTAAGGGAGGATGTATAA